The following are from one region of the Strix aluco isolate bStrAlu1 chromosome 30, bStrAlu1.hap1, whole genome shotgun sequence genome:
- the LOC141916731 gene encoding gonadotropin-releasing hormone II receptor-like — MNVTGLAGNRSCVGAGEEPVPLPTFSTAAKVRVGVTCLLFLSSACCNGAVLWSVARARRPPRVRVLMANLAAADLLVTVVVMPLDAAWNVTVQWYGGEAACRGLMFLKLAAMYASAFVTVVIAVDRHAAIVNPLAVARAERRNKAMLGAAWALSAVLALPQAFVFRTVRRRRPRRFVQCATVGSFGAHWQETLYNMFTFAFLFLLPLLVMLLCYGRILAAISGRTGDARVASREIQLRRSCDNIPRARMRTLKMSIVIVLTFIVCWTPYYLLGLWYWFSPEMLTRETVPPSLSHILFLFGLFNTCLDPLIYGLFTVHFRREMWRVCRRRSRRREEAAARAGSCRVSAAAGRTGSSLGGSPKQELEEPVSAPRDGFIGTFPRRAGSNGTGDKPEAKRPVSGKTCVKNPFKKHHEGSLGEKKKRTIFEFKMSPFTRAGENSTLPEPSYAASPPTRTVEQTRRFQRLF, encoded by the exons ATGAACGTCACCGGGCTGGCGGGGAACCGGAGCTGCGTGGGCGCCGGCGAGGAGCCCGTCCCGCTGCCCACCTTCTCCACCGCCGCCAAGGTGCGGGTGGGAGTcacctgcctcctcttcctctcctcggCTTGTTGCAACGGGGCCGTGCTCTGGTCGGTGGCCCGGGCGCGACGGCCACCCCGCGTCCGCGTCCTGATGGCCAACCTGGCGGCGGCTGATCTTCTGGTGACGGTGGTGGTGATGCCGTTGGACGCCGCTTGGAACGTCACCGTGCAGTGGTACGGGGGGGAGGCGGCGTGCCGGGGGCTTATGTTCCTTAAATTAGCCGCCATGTACGCCTCGGCCTTCGTCACCGTCGTCATCGCCGTCGACCGGCACGCCGCCATCGTCAACCCTTTGGCGGTGGCTCGCGCCGAGCGGCGCAACAAGGCCATGCTGGGCGCGGCGTGGGCGCTCAGCGCCGTGCTGGCTCTGCCCCAG GCGTTCGTCTTCCGCAcggtgaggcggcggcggccgcggcgcttCGTGCAGTGCGCGACGGTGGGCAGTTTCGGGGCGCACTGGCAGGAGACGCTCTACAACATGTTCACCTtcgccttcctcttcctcctgccgcTCCTGGTGATGCTGCTCTGCTACGGCCGCATCCTCGCCGCCATCTCGGGCAGGACCGGGGACGCCCGCG TCGCCTCCCGGGAGATCCAGCTCCGCCGCTCCTGCGACAACATCCCCCGGGCCAGGATGCGGACGCTCAAGATGTCCATCGTCATCGTCCTCACCTTCATCGTCTGCTGGACGCCCTACTACCTCCTGGGCCTCTGGTACTGGTTCTCCCCCGAGATGCTGACGCGGGAGACGGTGCCGCCGTCTCTCAGCCACATCCTCTTCCTCTTCGGCCTCTTCAACACCTGCCTGGACCCGCTCATCTACGGGCTCTTCACGGTGCATTTCCGCAGGGAAATGTGGCGCGTttgccgccgccgcagccgccgccgcgaGGAAGCCGCCGCCCGCGCCGGCTCCTGTCGCGTCTCTGCCGCGGCCGGGAGAACCGGGAGCAGCCTGGGGGGATCCCCAAAACAGGAGCTGGAG GAGCCTGTCTCTGCGCCACGGGATGGTTTCATCGGCACGTTTCCGCGCCGGGCAGGGTCTAACGGCACCGGCGATAAGCCAGAAGCAAAGCGCCCCGTGTCGGGGAAAACCTGCGtcaaaaatccctttaaaaaacaCCACGAGGGctccttaggggaaaaaaaaaaaagaaccatatttgaatttaaaatgagCCCCTTCACCCGCGCTGGGGAGAACTCAACGCTACCGGAGCCGAGCTACGCCGCGAGCCCGCCGACCCGCACGGTGGAACAAACCCGTCGCTTCCAAAGactattttaa